In Oligoflexia bacterium, the following are encoded in one genomic region:
- a CDS encoding NAD(P)/FAD-dependent oxidoreductase, whose translation MNNSNTYQCIIIGGGAAGLKVAGLLGQKKVKTLLLEHNSSLGRKILISGGGRCNFTNMHACANDYISQNPHFVKSALSQYTAQNFIDEVTQANIPFYEKKLGQLFCKRSAQDILNLLINKIDQTYVSIGMNQTVSSITKPEDNFILTLSTSKTYKCKQLIIATGGLSFSKLGASDFGYTIAKQFGHSIIKPEPALDGFKVKESDLKKFSLLAGVSLPVAIEINQYSIKDDLLFTHQGLSGPAALKASLYWYDKSSVNINFLPQFSSSVDLEKELQQQKHTYGHKLLKSFLKPLLPQRFIENFIEQALLNKKMAELSNPQLHAVATLITQYTLIPKKTIGYHKAEVTRGGVCTKNISSKTMESKLCQGLYFIGEVVDVTGQLGGFNFQWAWSSAYACANHIS comes from the coding sequence GTGAATAACTCTAACACATATCAATGCATCATCATTGGGGGAGGCGCTGCTGGATTAAAGGTAGCAGGCCTTCTTGGCCAAAAAAAAGTTAAAACACTGCTTTTGGAACACAACTCAAGTCTAGGTAGAAAAATTCTTATCTCAGGTGGAGGAAGATGTAACTTTACCAATATGCATGCTTGCGCCAATGATTATATCAGTCAAAATCCTCACTTTGTAAAATCAGCTTTAAGTCAATATACTGCTCAAAACTTCATTGATGAAGTAACACAGGCCAATATTCCGTTTTATGAAAAAAAGCTCGGACAATTGTTTTGTAAAAGATCTGCGCAAGATATTCTTAATTTGTTGATTAATAAAATTGATCAAACTTATGTCTCTATAGGCATGAACCAAACTGTTTCATCCATCACTAAACCAGAAGATAATTTTATTTTAACTTTATCAACCAGTAAAACATACAAATGTAAACAGCTTATTATTGCAACAGGTGGCCTATCCTTTAGCAAATTGGGAGCAAGTGATTTTGGCTATACCATTGCAAAACAATTTGGTCATTCAATCATCAAACCTGAGCCTGCTTTAGATGGTTTTAAGGTTAAAGAGTCTGATTTAAAAAAATTCTCATTATTGGCAGGGGTATCACTACCTGTTGCTATTGAAATTAATCAATATTCTATTAAAGATGATCTTTTGTTTACCCATCAAGGTTTAAGTGGCCCAGCCGCCTTAAAAGCCAGTTTGTATTGGTATGATAAAAGTTCTGTGAATATTAACTTCTTACCACAGTTTTCAAGTTCAGTTGATTTAGAAAAAGAGCTACAACAACAAAAACATACTTACGGCCATAAACTGCTTAAATCTTTTTTAAAACCTCTTTTACCTCAACGTTTTATTGAAAATTTTATTGAACAAGCTTTGCTCAATAAAAAAATGGCAGAGTTAAGCAACCCGCAACTTCATGCTGTGGCTACTTTAATCACTCAATATACACTCATTCCTAAAAAAACAATTGGCTACCATAAAGCTGAAGTCACCCGTGGCGGCGTATGCACAAAAAACATTTCTTCAAAAACCATGGAATCTAAACTTTGTCAGGGTTTATATTTTATTGGTGAAGTCGTTGATGTAACCGGGCAATTGGGAGGTTTTAATTTTCAGTGGGCATGGTCTTCAGCTTATGCTTGTGCAAACCACATTTCTTAA
- a CDS encoding RnfABCDGE type electron transport complex subunit D — protein sequence MKNLLSSVLTKKNKVLDARIYQIIFLSSFIGLGLAFKDLSLSLPGLILCLFTAIACQYFFAKLYKQTQISILSAIITSLSICLLTRSNFFWTYPLLAFIAISSKFALRWHQQHIFNPANFAIVFALLFIKPIWISDSLWGHSTSLIIWFMFLGMVVTQKTKVNLPSIAFLLFYFLLTAIKTIYLGFEFLVWAHELQSGALMIFTFFMLSDPKTSPDQVRGQLIYAATIACFSFILKHLLFINHAFFYSLIIACLLSNVVLKKQKYSFNWLS from the coding sequence ATGAAAAACTTGCTAAGCTCAGTGCTAACAAAAAAAAATAAAGTTTTGGATGCTCGCATCTATCAAATTATTTTTTTAAGCAGTTTTATTGGTCTTGGACTAGCCTTTAAAGACTTAAGTCTTTCTTTACCCGGATTAATATTATGTTTATTCACTGCCATTGCTTGCCAATACTTCTTTGCTAAACTCTACAAACAAACACAAATTTCAATTCTTAGCGCTATTATTACTTCATTATCCATTTGCTTACTAACCCGGAGTAATTTTTTTTGGACTTATCCTTTATTGGCATTCATTGCAATTAGCTCTAAGTTTGCTCTACGTTGGCATCAACAACATATTTTTAATCCAGCCAACTTCGCTATTGTTTTTGCATTGTTATTTATAAAACCTATATGGATATCAGATTCACTCTGGGGTCACTCCACCAGTCTTATTATCTGGTTTATGTTTTTAGGCATGGTGGTTACGCAAAAAACCAAAGTTAATTTACCCAGCATAGCTTTTTTATTATTTTACTTTTTACTGACAGCCATTAAGACAATTTATTTAGGTTTTGAATTTTTAGTCTGGGCTCATGAACTTCAATCCGGAGCTTTAATGATTTTCACCTTTTTTATGCTCTCTGATCCAAAAACCAGTCCAGATCAAGTCAGAGGACAGCTTATTTATGCAGCAACCATTGCTTGCTTTAGTTTCATCTTAAAGCATTTATTATTTATCAATCACGCTTTTTTTTACAGTTTAATCATAGCTTGTTTGCTATCTAACGTGGTTTTAAAAAAACAAAAATATAGCTTCAATTGGTTAAGCTGA
- a CDS encoding formate/nitrite transporter family protein: MSEKNTNYRVEKGVIYEEASTERTIARMNEEKQYVSVIIKRNDEVARHPDDILEKAIVEGKEQMNRSFFSLLLSAISAGLILGFAAMAVAFAYTATVDMGFIYRRLAMALVYPLGFIICIFSASQLFTEHTALAVYPYLDNKCSFKQLLRLWSIILLGNLIGTAVSAGLISLADPVIQNESGYIAVAQHLVQYPWLQIFISAVLAGWLMALGGWLLYASSSSTAQMLCIYIVTFLIGIGGLHHCVAGSAEMFVALFIDASIGLSEMGYFLSAAILGNLMGGSFMVASLNYSHIRTAQ; the protein is encoded by the coding sequence GTGTCAGAAAAAAATACAAACTACAGAGTCGAAAAAGGTGTTATTTATGAGGAAGCCTCAACAGAACGCACAATTGCCAGAATGAATGAAGAAAAACAATATGTCTCAGTCATCATTAAAAGAAATGATGAAGTTGCCAGACATCCAGATGATATTTTAGAAAAAGCTATTGTAGAAGGCAAAGAGCAAATGAATCGCAGCTTCTTTTCATTATTGCTATCAGCCATATCAGCAGGATTAATTTTAGGGTTTGCCGCTATGGCAGTTGCATTTGCTTATACGGCAACAGTGGATATGGGGTTTATCTACAGACGTCTGGCCATGGCTTTAGTATATCCCTTAGGTTTTATTATTTGTATTTTTAGTGCTTCACAATTGTTTACTGAACATACGGCATTGGCTGTTTATCCCTACCTTGATAATAAGTGTAGTTTTAAACAATTGCTTCGTTTGTGGTCAATCATACTTTTAGGTAATCTAATTGGTACCGCCGTTAGTGCAGGGTTAATATCCTTAGCAGACCCTGTGATTCAAAATGAAAGCGGTTACATTGCCGTTGCGCAACATTTAGTGCAATACCCTTGGTTACAGATTTTTATCAGTGCAGTTTTAGCAGGATGGTTGATGGCTTTAGGCGGGTGGCTGTTGTATGCTAGCTCATCATCAACCGCACAGATGCTTTGTATTTACATTGTTACATTTTTAATTGGTATTGGTGGATTGCATCACTGTGTGGCAGGTTCAGCAGAAATGTTTGTTGCCTTATTTATTGATGCCAGCATAGGCTTATCAGAAATGGGATATTTTTTAAGTGCGGCCATTTTGGGTAACCTTATGGGAGGTAGCTTTATGGTGGCCAGCTTAAATTATAGTCATATTAGGACTGCGCAATAA
- a CDS encoding carbonic anhydrase, whose product MNSKSKKDLEAITPKKALDILLEGNKRFSREVGFDYAVKDRINATQNAQYPFAVILTCMDSRVSTEIVFDQNIGDIFVIRVAGCVINEDILGSIEYACGVVGSKLVLVLGHTKCGAVTGACQDIDLGHLTGLLSKIKPAVNTVKNQGITQEDEIVEAVNVENVKNSIIDIETRSSILKGLINKDELKIQGAVYDVSTGKVHLLHKNE is encoded by the coding sequence AAGCAATTACCCCTAAAAAAGCTTTGGATATTTTATTGGAAGGTAATAAAAGATTTAGCAGAGAGGTTGGTTTTGATTATGCTGTTAAGGATAGAATCAATGCTACTCAAAACGCACAATATCCTTTTGCTGTTATTCTCACATGCATGGATTCACGCGTCTCAACTGAAATTGTATTTGATCAAAACATTGGGGATATTTTTGTTATTCGTGTTGCCGGATGTGTGATCAACGAAGATATTTTAGGTAGCATTGAATACGCGTGCGGTGTTGTTGGATCTAAACTTGTTTTAGTTTTAGGGCATACAAAGTGTGGAGCAGTGACTGGAGCTTGCCAAGATATAGATTTGGGTCATTTGACGGGGTTGCTGAGTAAAATAAAACCAGCTGTTAATACCGTTAAAAATCAAGGCATTACCCAAGAAGATGAAATAGTTGAAGCAGTGAATGTTGAAAATGTCAAAAACAGTATAATAGATATAGAAACAAGAAGTTCAATTCTAAAAGGCTTGATTAATAAAGATGAGTTGAAAATTCAGGGTGCCGTTTATGATGTAAGTACAGGAAAGGTGCATTTGCTTCACAAGAACGAGTAA
- a CDS encoding GIY-YIG nuclease family protein encodes MVKNTEKWFVYIILCSDQSLYTGISKDVNKRFEQHLNKKGAKYFYARAPVKVVYKESFKNHGEALSREYAIKKLSSKQKKLMIKGNVSLTN; translated from the coding sequence ATGGTTAAAAACACAGAAAAATGGTTTGTTTATATTATTCTGTGTTCAGATCAATCTTTGTATACTGGAATAAGCAAAGACGTTAATAAACGTTTTGAGCAGCATTTGAATAAAAAAGGGGCTAAGTATTTTTATGCAAGAGCCCCTGTAAAAGTGGTTTACAAAGAAAGCTTTAAAAATCATGGTGAAGCATTATCCAGAGAGTATGCAATTAAAAAATTAAGTTCTAAACAAAAAAAATTGATGATTAAAGGTAATGTCAGCTTAACCAATTGA